A window of Nitrospinota bacterium contains these coding sequences:
- a CDS encoding Fis family transcriptional regulator, whose translation MTTTIDDVLNRALKEHLSKMRSVPNGHLHDMIMGAVEKSLLKMVISETEGNQSDASRILGINRNTLRKKIKEYRLEV comes from the coding sequence ATGACGACTACTATTGACGACGTCCTTAACCGGGCGCTTAAAGAACACTTATCAAAGATGCGCTCCGTACCCAACGGGCATCTGCACGACATGATCATGGGCGCGGTTGAAAAATCGTTGCTCAAGATGGTTATCAGCGAAACCGAAGGCAATCAGTCGGATGCCTCGCGCATTCTCGGCATCAACCGGAACACCCTGCGTAAAAAGATCAAGGAATACCGGCTGGAGGTATGA
- a CDS encoding MTH1187 family thiamine-binding protein has protein sequence MVLLEFSMTPLDKGESVSEYVARSLDIIDKSGLPYRLNPMGTVVEGEFDQVMGVVRQCFERMSLDCNRISTTIKIDYRKGKSGRLDSKIESVKKRLGRDIKS, from the coding sequence ATGGTTCTGCTCGAATTCAGCATGACCCCGCTCGACAAAGGCGAAAGCGTAAGCGAATACGTCGCCCGCTCGCTCGACATCATAGACAAAAGCGGCCTCCCCTACCGGCTCAATCCGATGGGGACGGTCGTCGAAGGGGAATTCGACCAGGTGATGGGAGTGGTGAGGCAGTGCTTCGAGCGGATGTCGCTGGATTGCAACCGCATCTCCACCACCATCAAAATCGATTACCGCAAAGGGAAATCAGGCCGCCTTGATTCCAAAATAGAGAGCGTGAAAAAGCGTCTCGGCCGCGACATCAAAAGTTGA
- the folE gene encoding GTP cyclohydrolase I FolE, which translates to MENAVREILRAIGEDPDRQGLRDTPKRVEKSFKYLTSGYSVDIGALINEALFDETYNEMVLVKDIEFYSMCEHHLLPFFGKAHIAYIPNGKIIGLSKLPRLVEAFSRRLQVQERLTTQIAETIRNHVKPQGVGVVMEARHLCMCMRGVQKENNYAVTSAMLGTFRSDNRTRSEFLNLIALKRPF; encoded by the coding sequence ATGGAAAACGCCGTTAGAGAAATCCTGCGCGCCATCGGGGAAGACCCCGACCGCCAGGGATTGCGCGACACTCCCAAGCGGGTGGAAAAATCATTCAAGTACCTCACCTCCGGCTACAGCGTCGATATCGGCGCGCTTATCAATGAAGCGCTCTTCGACGAGACATACAACGAAATGGTGCTGGTCAAGGACATCGAGTTCTACAGCATGTGCGAACATCACCTGCTCCCGTTCTTTGGCAAGGCGCATATCGCCTACATTCCGAACGGCAAAATTATCGGCCTCTCAAAACTTCCCCGGCTGGTGGAAGCCTTTTCCCGCCGTTTGCAGGTACAGGAACGGCTCACCACGCAAATCGCCGAGACCATCCGCAATCATGTAAAGCCGCAGGGGGTGGGCGTGGTGATGGAAGCCCGGCACCTCTGCATGTGCATGCGGGGGGTGCAGAAGGAAAACAACTACGCCGTCACCTCGGCGATGCTTGGCACCTTCCGGTCGGATAACCGCACCCGCTCGGAATTCCTGAACCTGATCGCCCTCAAGCGGCCGTTCTAA
- a CDS encoding integration host factor subunit alpha has product MTKIDIVNKISEQAGLQKPEAELAVETIISLVKETLGSGDSVILRRFGSFQVRQKRERIGRNPKTGEEASITARKVVRFKAGKYFKAAVNT; this is encoded by the coding sequence ATGACAAAGATCGATATCGTCAACAAAATCTCGGAACAGGCGGGACTCCAAAAGCCGGAAGCCGAGCTCGCCGTCGAGACAATCATTTCGCTTGTTAAGGAAACCCTCGGGAGCGGCGACAGTGTCATCCTGCGGCGGTTCGGTTCCTTTCAGGTACGCCAAAAACGGGAACGGATCGGCCGCAATCCCAAAACCGGGGAAGAGGCGAGCATTACCGCCCGCAAGGTTGTGCGCTTTAAAGCCGGCAAGTATTTCAAGGCCGCGGTAAACACCTGA
- a CDS encoding 1-deoxy-D-xylulose-5-phosphate reductoisomerase has protein sequence MKRRILILGSTGSIGKSCLDVVRANPGRFEVAGLSAQSNVRELAAQIREFKPKKAAIAHEVAWKELKAAVPPATRLFAGPHSAAELVGALKPDVVVSAIVGAAGLIPALAAIKQGIRVALANKEPLVMAGKIMMTAARKHGAQILPIDSEHSAIWQCLNGEPRERVKKLILTASGGPFLRKTAAELKKVTVAQALKHPRWKMGRKITIDSSTMMNKGLEVIEARWLYDIPAERIEVVIHPQSIVHSMVEFMDTSVMAQFGLPDMRVPIAYALSYPDRWPAPKLASLSLAEAGPLEFFPPDTKRFSCLRLAYDAVRRGGVIPAALNAANEVAVEEFLDGKIRYVDIPRIIEKTMDRTPDMRTPSLGTVMEADAAARVTARALCHGRRRN, from the coding sequence GTGAAACGAAGGATACTCATCCTCGGCTCCACCGGCTCCATTGGCAAGAGTTGTCTCGACGTGGTGCGCGCCAACCCGGGAAGGTTTGAGGTGGCGGGGCTTTCCGCGCAGAGCAATGTGCGGGAGCTTGCCGCCCAGATCAGGGAATTCAAGCCGAAAAAAGCGGCCATCGCCCATGAAGTGGCGTGGAAGGAGCTGAAAGCGGCGGTGCCTCCCGCCACCCGGTTATTTGCCGGCCCGCACAGCGCCGCGGAACTGGTGGGAGCGCTCAAGCCGGATGTGGTGGTATCGGCCATCGTCGGCGCGGCGGGGCTTATTCCCGCCTTGGCCGCCATAAAGCAGGGGATACGGGTGGCGCTTGCCAACAAGGAACCGCTGGTGATGGCGGGCAAGATCATGATGACCGCCGCACGCAAACATGGCGCCCAAATACTTCCCATCGACAGCGAACACTCGGCCATCTGGCAGTGCCTCAACGGCGAGCCGCGCGAGCGGGTAAAAAAACTGATACTCACCGCGTCCGGCGGGCCGTTTCTGCGCAAGACCGCGGCGGAACTGAAAAAAGTGACCGTGGCCCAGGCGCTGAAGCACCCGCGTTGGAAAATGGGGCGTAAAATCACCATCGACAGTTCCACCATGATGAACAAGGGCCTCGAGGTAATCGAAGCCCGCTGGTTGTACGATATTCCGGCGGAACGGATAGAGGTGGTTATTCATCCGCAGAGCATCGTTCACTCGATGGTCGAATTTATGGATACCTCCGTCATGGCGCAGTTCGGCCTCCCCGACATGCGTGTGCCAATAGCTTACGCGCTTTCCTATCCGGATCGCTGGCCCGCCCCCAAACTGGCGTCATTGTCCCTTGCCGAAGCGGGGCCGCTCGAATTTTTCCCGCCCGACACCAAGCGGTTTTCTTGCCTGCGGCTTGCCTACGATGCGGTCCGCCGGGGAGGCGTGATTCCCGCCGCGCTGAACGCCGCGAACGAAGTGGCGGTGGAGGAATTTTTGGATGGAAAAATCCGCTATGTCGACATTCCACGCATCATCGAAAAAACAATGGACAGAACGCCGGACATGCGTACGCCAAGCTTGGGCACGGTGATGGAAGCGGATGCCGCGGCGCGCGTTACGGCCCGTGCGCTCTGCCACGGACGGCGGCGGAATTGA